From Girardinichthys multiradiatus isolate DD_20200921_A chromosome 3, DD_fGirMul_XY1, whole genome shotgun sequence, the proteins below share one genomic window:
- the LOC124865288 gene encoding sodium bicarbonate cotransporter 3-like isoform X2, protein MEDSMEQMRPLLTSGNDEEAVLDQGKTSSTLHTNFEKEELESHRAVYVGVHVPLGRQSRRRHRHRGHRHHRRRRDREDGRESPTYDTPSQRVQFLLGTEDDDEEHIPHDLFTELDELAFRDGEVQVWKETARWLKFEEDVEDGGERWSKPYVATLSLHSLFELRSCILNGTVLLDMRANYIEEIADMVIDSMLASGQLEEELQEKVRAAILKRHHHQNEKKLSNRIPLVRSFADIGKKHSDSHLLERNGLLASPQSAPGNLDNKICEGRINGGSRENSTLDFNRVDMNFMKKIPPGAEASNVLVGEVDFLEHPIIAFVRLSPAVLLTGLTEVPVPTRFLFLLLGPFGKGLQYHEIGRSIATLMTDEIFHDVAYKAKDRNDLLSGIDEFLDQVTVLPPGEWDPSIRIEPPKNVPSQEKRKMPVLPNGSAHCSEAAKEMEHHTGPELQRTGRIFGGLVKDVRRKAPFYWSDIKDALSLQCLASILFLYCACMSPVITFGGLLGEATKGNISAIESLFGASMTGVAFSLFSGQPLTILGSTGPVLVFEKILFKFCCDYQLSYLSLRTSIGLWTAFLCILLVATDASSLVCYITRFTEEAFASLICVIFIYEALAKLVHLGELYPINMHDELENLTFYTCRCSPPANTSAEVEQIWSSRNLTSPNIEWEQLSVKECREFEGNFIGSGCSLDGPYVPDVLFWSVILFFTTFFLSSFLKQFKTKRYFPTKVRSSISDFAVFLTIMIMVLLDYLVGVPSPKLHVPDRFQPTSSTRGWLISPMGPNPWWTLLAAAIPALLCTILIFMDQQITAIIINRKENKLKKGCGYHLDLLVVAVMLGVCSIMGLPWFVAATVLSISHVNSLKLESGCSAPGEQPKFLGIREQRVTSFMIFVLMGCSVFMTSVLKFIPMPVLYGVFLYMGVSSLKGIQLFDRIKLFGMPAKHQPDLIYLRYVPLWKVHVFTLVQLSCLIILWAIKVSPAAVIFPMMVLALVFIRKLLDFCFTKRELSWLDDLIPESKKKKDDDQKKEEEDAQQMEETEDEAPYEPENILKFPIKSLKGRSDPSEVNISDEMAKSGIWKSVSKNSEGSKFLKRCKSQDKLPSVQISVENEERRRFVDAETAL, encoded by the exons GGCAACGATGAGGAGGCCGTGTTGGACCAGGGCAAGACCAGCTCCACCCTTCACACCAACTTTGAGAAGGAGGAACTGGAGA GCCACAGAGCCGTGTACGTCGGCGTCCACGTCCCTCTGGGCCGCCAGAGCCGGAGGCGGCACCGTCACAGAGGACACAGACATCACCGGAGACGCCGGGACCGGGAGGACGGGCGAGAATCTCCGACGTACG ACACACCGTCTCAGAGGGTCCAGTTCCTCCTCGGCACAGAGGACGACGATGAGGAGCACATTCCTCACGACCTGTTCACCGAGCTGGACGAGCTCGCCTTCAGAGACGGAGAAGTCCAGGTGTGGAAGGAGACGGCCAG GTGGCTGAAGTTTGAAGAGGACGTGGAGGATGGCGGCGAGCGTTGGAGTAAACCCTACGTGGCAACGCTCTCCCTGCACAGCTTGTTCGAGCTGCGCTCCTGCATCCTGAACGGCACTGTGCTGCTCGACATGAGAGCCAACTACATCGAGGAGATCGCAG acATGGTGATCGACAGCATGCTGGCTTCTGGTcagctggaggaggagctgcaggagaaGGTGAGAGCAGCCATTCTGAAGCGTCACCACCATCAGAACGAGAAGAAGCTGAGCAATCGCATCCCACTGGTTCGCTCCTTCGCTGACATAGGCAAGAAACACTCCGACTCCCACTTACTGGAACGTAACG GGCTGCTGGCGTCGCCTCAGTCTGCTCCAGGAAACCTCGACAACAAAATCTGCGAGGGCCGAATCAACGGAGGCAGCAGGGAGAACAGCACGTTGGACTTTAACAGG gTGGACATGAACTTCATGAAGAAGATCCCACCTGGAGCCGAAGCCTCTAACGTTCTAGTGGGAGAAGTGGACTTCCTGGAACATCCGATAATTGCCTTTGTCCGCCTCTCCCCGGCCGTGCTGCTGACGGGACTCACTGAGGTCCCCGTACCCACCAG gTTTCTGTTCCTTCTGCTCGGTCCGTTTGGAAAAGGCCTGCAGTACCATGAGATCGGACGCTCCATCGCCACGCTGATGACTGACGAG ATCTTCCACGATGTGGCCTACAAGGCAAAGGACCGGAACGACCTGCTGTCTGGCATCGACGAGTTCCTGGATCAGGTCACCGTGCTGCCTCCAGGTGAATGGGATCCCAGCATCCGCATCGAGCCTCCGAAGAACGTCCCATCTCAG GAGAAGAGGAAGATGCCAGTGCTGCCGAATGGCTCCGCCCACTGCTCAGAAGCAGCGAAGGAGATGGAGCATCACACGGGTCCGGAGCTGCAGAGGACGGGcag GATCTTTGGAGGCTTGGTGAAGGACGTCCGGAGAAAAGCTCCGTTCTACTGGAGCGACATCAAAGACGCGCTGAGTCTGCAATGTTTGGCCTCCATCCTCTTCCTGTACTGTGCCTGCATGTCACCTGTCATCACCTTCGGAGGTCTGCTGGGAGAAGCTACCAAAGGAAACATA AGTGCCATCGAGTCTCTGTTTGGGGCGTCCATGACGGGCGTGGCCTTCTCCCTGTTCTCCGGTCAGCCTCTCACCATCCTGGGCAGCACGGGTCCAGTTCTGGTGTTCGAGAAGATCCTCTTCAAGTTCTGCTG TGACTACCAGCTGTCCTACCTGTCCCTGAGGACCAGCATTGGGCTGTGGACCGCCTTCCTCTGCATCCTTCTGGTCGCCACCGACGCCAGCTCTCTGGTGTGCTACATCACCCGCTTCACCGAGGAGGCCTTCGCCTCCCTCATCTGCGTCATCTTCATCTACGAGGCACTGGCCAAGCTGGTCCACCTGGGGGAGCTGTACCCCATCAACATGCACGACGAGCTGGAGAACCTCACCTTCTACAC GTGTCGGTGTTCTCCTCCTGCCAACACCTCAGCTGAGGTCGAGCAGATCTGGAGCAGCAGGAACCTGACGTCGCCAAACATCGAGTGGGAGCAGCTGAGCGTAAAG GAATGTCGGGAGTTTGAAGGAAACTTTATCGGCTCGGGATGCAGCCTCGATGGACCCTACGTCCCGGATGTCCTCTTCTGGTCCGTCATCCTCTTCTTCACCaccttcttcctctcctccttcCTTAAACAGTTCAAGACCAAGAGATACTTCCCCACCAAG GTGAGGTCGTCCATCAGTGACTTTGCTGTTTTCCTGACCATCATGATCATGGTGCTGCTGGACTATCTGGTGGGAGTTCCTTCTCCTAAACTGCACGTTCCAGACCGCTTCCAG CCCACCTCCAGCACTCGGGGTTGGCTGATATCTCCGATGGGCCCGAACCCCTGGTGGACCCTGCTGGCTGCTGCCATCCCTGCTTTGCTCTGCACCATCCTGATCTTCATGGACCAGCAGATCACTGCCATCATCATCAACAGAAAGGAGAACAAGCTGAAG AAAGGTTGTGGGTACCACCTGGACCTGCTGGTTGTGGCCGTTATGCTGGGCGTGTGCTCCATCATGGGCCTGCCCTGGTTCGTGGCGGCCACCGTGCTCTCCATCTCCCACGTTAACAGTCTGAAGTTGGAGTCGGGCTGCTCTGCACCCGGCGAGCAGCCAAAGTTCCTGGGAATCAGGGAGCAGAGGGTCACGAGCTTCATGATCTTCGTCCTGATGGGCTGCTCCGTCTTCATGACGTCTGTGCTGAAG TTTATCCCGATGCCTGTCCTCTACGGAGTCTTCCTCTACATGGGCGTGTCCTCGCTCAAAGGCATCCAG CTGTTTGACcgcatcaaactgtttggcatgCCCGCCAAACACCAGCCGGACCTGATCTACCTGCGCTACGTCCCGCTGTGGAAGGTCCACGTCTTCACCCTGGTCCAGCTGTCCTGCCTCATCATCCTCTGGGCCATCAAGGTGTCGCCCGCCGCCGTCATCTTCCCTATGATG GTCCTGGCTCTGGTCTTCATCCGGAAGCTTTTGGATTTCTGCTTCAccaagagagagctgagctggcTGGACGACCTGATCCCAgagagcaagaagaagaaggacgACGACcagaagaaggaggaggag GACGCTCAGCAGATggaggaaactgaagatgaagcaCCTTACGAGCCGGAAAACATCCTGAAGTTCCCGATCAAGTCCCTGAAAGGGCG TTCCGACCCGTCCGAGGTGAACATCTCTGATGAAATGGCCAAAAGCGGAATCTGGAAGTCCGTTTCCAAGAACTCTGAAGGAAGCAAATTTCTGAAGCGCTGCAAAAG TCAGGACAAACTTCCAAGCGTCCAGATCAGCGTGGAGAACGAGGAGAGACGGAGATTTGTGGACGCTGAGACGGCGTTATAA
- the LOC124865288 gene encoding sodium bicarbonate cotransporter 3-like isoform X3 gives MGDFWGDIATQRVARGISVGNDEEAVLDQGKTSSTLHTNFEKEELESHRAVYVGVHVPLGRQSRRRHRHRGHRHHRRRRDREDGRESPTYDTPSQRVQFLLGTEDDDEEHIPHDLFTELDELAFRDGEVQVWKETARWLKFEEDVEDGGERWSKPYVATLSLHSLFELRSCILNGTVLLDMRANYIEEIADMVIDSMLASGQLEEELQEKVRAAILKRHHHQNEKKLSNRIPLVRSFADIGLLASPQSAPGNLDNKICEGRINGGSRENSTLDFNRVDMNFMKKIPPGAEASNVLVGEVDFLEHPIIAFVRLSPAVLLTGLTEVPVPTRFLFLLLGPFGKGLQYHEIGRSIATLMTDEIFHDVAYKAKDRNDLLSGIDEFLDQVTVLPPGEWDPSIRIEPPKNVPSQEKRKMPVLPNGSAHCSEAAKEMEHHTGPELQRTGRIFGGLVKDVRRKAPFYWSDIKDALSLQCLASILFLYCACMSPVITFGGLLGEATKGNISAIESLFGASMTGVAFSLFSGQPLTILGSTGPVLVFEKILFKFCCDYQLSYLSLRTSIGLWTAFLCILLVATDASSLVCYITRFTEEAFASLICVIFIYEALAKLVHLGELYPINMHDELENLTFYTCRCSPPANTSAEVEQIWSSRNLTSPNIEWEQLSVKECREFEGNFIGSGCSLDGPYVPDVLFWSVILFFTTFFLSSFLKQFKTKRYFPTKVRSSISDFAVFLTIMIMVLLDYLVGVPSPKLHVPDRFQPTSSTRGWLISPMGPNPWWTLLAAAIPALLCTILIFMDQQITAIIINRKENKLKKGCGYHLDLLVVAVMLGVCSIMGLPWFVAATVLSISHVNSLKLESGCSAPGEQPKFLGIREQRVTSFMIFVLMGCSVFMTSVLKFIPMPVLYGVFLYMGVSSLKGIQLFDRIKLFGMPAKHQPDLIYLRYVPLWKVHVFTLVQLSCLIILWAIKVSPAAVIFPMMVLALVFIRKLLDFCFTKRELSWLDDLIPESKKKKDDDQKKEEEDAQQMEETEDEAPYEPENILKFPIKSLKGRSDPSEVNISDEMAKSGIWKSVSKNSEGSKFLKRCKSQDKLPSVQISVENEERRRFVDAETAL, from the exons ATGGGAGACTTTTGGGGAGATATTGCCACTCAGAGGGTGGCCAGAGGGATCTCAGTG GGCAACGATGAGGAGGCCGTGTTGGACCAGGGCAAGACCAGCTCCACCCTTCACACCAACTTTGAGAAGGAGGAACTGGAGA GCCACAGAGCCGTGTACGTCGGCGTCCACGTCCCTCTGGGCCGCCAGAGCCGGAGGCGGCACCGTCACAGAGGACACAGACATCACCGGAGACGCCGGGACCGGGAGGACGGGCGAGAATCTCCGACGTACG ACACACCGTCTCAGAGGGTCCAGTTCCTCCTCGGCACAGAGGACGACGATGAGGAGCACATTCCTCACGACCTGTTCACCGAGCTGGACGAGCTCGCCTTCAGAGACGGAGAAGTCCAGGTGTGGAAGGAGACGGCCAG GTGGCTGAAGTTTGAAGAGGACGTGGAGGATGGCGGCGAGCGTTGGAGTAAACCCTACGTGGCAACGCTCTCCCTGCACAGCTTGTTCGAGCTGCGCTCCTGCATCCTGAACGGCACTGTGCTGCTCGACATGAGAGCCAACTACATCGAGGAGATCGCAG acATGGTGATCGACAGCATGCTGGCTTCTGGTcagctggaggaggagctgcaggagaaGGTGAGAGCAGCCATTCTGAAGCGTCACCACCATCAGAACGAGAAGAAGCTGAGCAATCGCATCCCACTGGTTCGCTCCTTCGCTGACATAG GGCTGCTGGCGTCGCCTCAGTCTGCTCCAGGAAACCTCGACAACAAAATCTGCGAGGGCCGAATCAACGGAGGCAGCAGGGAGAACAGCACGTTGGACTTTAACAGG gTGGACATGAACTTCATGAAGAAGATCCCACCTGGAGCCGAAGCCTCTAACGTTCTAGTGGGAGAAGTGGACTTCCTGGAACATCCGATAATTGCCTTTGTCCGCCTCTCCCCGGCCGTGCTGCTGACGGGACTCACTGAGGTCCCCGTACCCACCAG gTTTCTGTTCCTTCTGCTCGGTCCGTTTGGAAAAGGCCTGCAGTACCATGAGATCGGACGCTCCATCGCCACGCTGATGACTGACGAG ATCTTCCACGATGTGGCCTACAAGGCAAAGGACCGGAACGACCTGCTGTCTGGCATCGACGAGTTCCTGGATCAGGTCACCGTGCTGCCTCCAGGTGAATGGGATCCCAGCATCCGCATCGAGCCTCCGAAGAACGTCCCATCTCAG GAGAAGAGGAAGATGCCAGTGCTGCCGAATGGCTCCGCCCACTGCTCAGAAGCAGCGAAGGAGATGGAGCATCACACGGGTCCGGAGCTGCAGAGGACGGGcag GATCTTTGGAGGCTTGGTGAAGGACGTCCGGAGAAAAGCTCCGTTCTACTGGAGCGACATCAAAGACGCGCTGAGTCTGCAATGTTTGGCCTCCATCCTCTTCCTGTACTGTGCCTGCATGTCACCTGTCATCACCTTCGGAGGTCTGCTGGGAGAAGCTACCAAAGGAAACATA AGTGCCATCGAGTCTCTGTTTGGGGCGTCCATGACGGGCGTGGCCTTCTCCCTGTTCTCCGGTCAGCCTCTCACCATCCTGGGCAGCACGGGTCCAGTTCTGGTGTTCGAGAAGATCCTCTTCAAGTTCTGCTG TGACTACCAGCTGTCCTACCTGTCCCTGAGGACCAGCATTGGGCTGTGGACCGCCTTCCTCTGCATCCTTCTGGTCGCCACCGACGCCAGCTCTCTGGTGTGCTACATCACCCGCTTCACCGAGGAGGCCTTCGCCTCCCTCATCTGCGTCATCTTCATCTACGAGGCACTGGCCAAGCTGGTCCACCTGGGGGAGCTGTACCCCATCAACATGCACGACGAGCTGGAGAACCTCACCTTCTACAC GTGTCGGTGTTCTCCTCCTGCCAACACCTCAGCTGAGGTCGAGCAGATCTGGAGCAGCAGGAACCTGACGTCGCCAAACATCGAGTGGGAGCAGCTGAGCGTAAAG GAATGTCGGGAGTTTGAAGGAAACTTTATCGGCTCGGGATGCAGCCTCGATGGACCCTACGTCCCGGATGTCCTCTTCTGGTCCGTCATCCTCTTCTTCACCaccttcttcctctcctccttcCTTAAACAGTTCAAGACCAAGAGATACTTCCCCACCAAG GTGAGGTCGTCCATCAGTGACTTTGCTGTTTTCCTGACCATCATGATCATGGTGCTGCTGGACTATCTGGTGGGAGTTCCTTCTCCTAAACTGCACGTTCCAGACCGCTTCCAG CCCACCTCCAGCACTCGGGGTTGGCTGATATCTCCGATGGGCCCGAACCCCTGGTGGACCCTGCTGGCTGCTGCCATCCCTGCTTTGCTCTGCACCATCCTGATCTTCATGGACCAGCAGATCACTGCCATCATCATCAACAGAAAGGAGAACAAGCTGAAG AAAGGTTGTGGGTACCACCTGGACCTGCTGGTTGTGGCCGTTATGCTGGGCGTGTGCTCCATCATGGGCCTGCCCTGGTTCGTGGCGGCCACCGTGCTCTCCATCTCCCACGTTAACAGTCTGAAGTTGGAGTCGGGCTGCTCTGCACCCGGCGAGCAGCCAAAGTTCCTGGGAATCAGGGAGCAGAGGGTCACGAGCTTCATGATCTTCGTCCTGATGGGCTGCTCCGTCTTCATGACGTCTGTGCTGAAG TTTATCCCGATGCCTGTCCTCTACGGAGTCTTCCTCTACATGGGCGTGTCCTCGCTCAAAGGCATCCAG CTGTTTGACcgcatcaaactgtttggcatgCCCGCCAAACACCAGCCGGACCTGATCTACCTGCGCTACGTCCCGCTGTGGAAGGTCCACGTCTTCACCCTGGTCCAGCTGTCCTGCCTCATCATCCTCTGGGCCATCAAGGTGTCGCCCGCCGCCGTCATCTTCCCTATGATG GTCCTGGCTCTGGTCTTCATCCGGAAGCTTTTGGATTTCTGCTTCAccaagagagagctgagctggcTGGACGACCTGATCCCAgagagcaagaagaagaaggacgACGACcagaagaaggaggaggag GACGCTCAGCAGATggaggaaactgaagatgaagcaCCTTACGAGCCGGAAAACATCCTGAAGTTCCCGATCAAGTCCCTGAAAGGGCG TTCCGACCCGTCCGAGGTGAACATCTCTGATGAAATGGCCAAAAGCGGAATCTGGAAGTCCGTTTCCAAGAACTCTGAAGGAAGCAAATTTCTGAAGCGCTGCAAAAG TCAGGACAAACTTCCAAGCGTCCAGATCAGCGTGGAGAACGAGGAGAGACGGAGATTTGTGGACGCTGAGACGGCGTTATAA
- the LOC124865288 gene encoding sodium bicarbonate cotransporter 3-like isoform X1 — translation MGDFWGDIATQRVARGISVGNDEEAVLDQGKTSSTLHTNFEKEELESHRAVYVGVHVPLGRQSRRRHRHRGHRHHRRRRDREDGRESPTYDTPSQRVQFLLGTEDDDEEHIPHDLFTELDELAFRDGEVQVWKETARWLKFEEDVEDGGERWSKPYVATLSLHSLFELRSCILNGTVLLDMRANYIEEIADMVIDSMLASGQLEEELQEKVRAAILKRHHHQNEKKLSNRIPLVRSFADIGKKHSDSHLLERNGLLASPQSAPGNLDNKICEGRINGGSRENSTLDFNRVDMNFMKKIPPGAEASNVLVGEVDFLEHPIIAFVRLSPAVLLTGLTEVPVPTRFLFLLLGPFGKGLQYHEIGRSIATLMTDEIFHDVAYKAKDRNDLLSGIDEFLDQVTVLPPGEWDPSIRIEPPKNVPSQEKRKMPVLPNGSAHCSEAAKEMEHHTGPELQRTGRIFGGLVKDVRRKAPFYWSDIKDALSLQCLASILFLYCACMSPVITFGGLLGEATKGNISAIESLFGASMTGVAFSLFSGQPLTILGSTGPVLVFEKILFKFCCDYQLSYLSLRTSIGLWTAFLCILLVATDASSLVCYITRFTEEAFASLICVIFIYEALAKLVHLGELYPINMHDELENLTFYTCRCSPPANTSAEVEQIWSSRNLTSPNIEWEQLSVKECREFEGNFIGSGCSLDGPYVPDVLFWSVILFFTTFFLSSFLKQFKTKRYFPTKVRSSISDFAVFLTIMIMVLLDYLVGVPSPKLHVPDRFQPTSSTRGWLISPMGPNPWWTLLAAAIPALLCTILIFMDQQITAIIINRKENKLKKGCGYHLDLLVVAVMLGVCSIMGLPWFVAATVLSISHVNSLKLESGCSAPGEQPKFLGIREQRVTSFMIFVLMGCSVFMTSVLKFIPMPVLYGVFLYMGVSSLKGIQLFDRIKLFGMPAKHQPDLIYLRYVPLWKVHVFTLVQLSCLIILWAIKVSPAAVIFPMMVLALVFIRKLLDFCFTKRELSWLDDLIPESKKKKDDDQKKEEEDAQQMEETEDEAPYEPENILKFPIKSLKGRSDPSEVNISDEMAKSGIWKSVSKNSEGSKFLKRCKSQDKLPSVQISVENEERRRFVDAETAL, via the exons ATGGGAGACTTTTGGGGAGATATTGCCACTCAGAGGGTGGCCAGAGGGATCTCAGTG GGCAACGATGAGGAGGCCGTGTTGGACCAGGGCAAGACCAGCTCCACCCTTCACACCAACTTTGAGAAGGAGGAACTGGAGA GCCACAGAGCCGTGTACGTCGGCGTCCACGTCCCTCTGGGCCGCCAGAGCCGGAGGCGGCACCGTCACAGAGGACACAGACATCACCGGAGACGCCGGGACCGGGAGGACGGGCGAGAATCTCCGACGTACG ACACACCGTCTCAGAGGGTCCAGTTCCTCCTCGGCACAGAGGACGACGATGAGGAGCACATTCCTCACGACCTGTTCACCGAGCTGGACGAGCTCGCCTTCAGAGACGGAGAAGTCCAGGTGTGGAAGGAGACGGCCAG GTGGCTGAAGTTTGAAGAGGACGTGGAGGATGGCGGCGAGCGTTGGAGTAAACCCTACGTGGCAACGCTCTCCCTGCACAGCTTGTTCGAGCTGCGCTCCTGCATCCTGAACGGCACTGTGCTGCTCGACATGAGAGCCAACTACATCGAGGAGATCGCAG acATGGTGATCGACAGCATGCTGGCTTCTGGTcagctggaggaggagctgcaggagaaGGTGAGAGCAGCCATTCTGAAGCGTCACCACCATCAGAACGAGAAGAAGCTGAGCAATCGCATCCCACTGGTTCGCTCCTTCGCTGACATAGGCAAGAAACACTCCGACTCCCACTTACTGGAACGTAACG GGCTGCTGGCGTCGCCTCAGTCTGCTCCAGGAAACCTCGACAACAAAATCTGCGAGGGCCGAATCAACGGAGGCAGCAGGGAGAACAGCACGTTGGACTTTAACAGG gTGGACATGAACTTCATGAAGAAGATCCCACCTGGAGCCGAAGCCTCTAACGTTCTAGTGGGAGAAGTGGACTTCCTGGAACATCCGATAATTGCCTTTGTCCGCCTCTCCCCGGCCGTGCTGCTGACGGGACTCACTGAGGTCCCCGTACCCACCAG gTTTCTGTTCCTTCTGCTCGGTCCGTTTGGAAAAGGCCTGCAGTACCATGAGATCGGACGCTCCATCGCCACGCTGATGACTGACGAG ATCTTCCACGATGTGGCCTACAAGGCAAAGGACCGGAACGACCTGCTGTCTGGCATCGACGAGTTCCTGGATCAGGTCACCGTGCTGCCTCCAGGTGAATGGGATCCCAGCATCCGCATCGAGCCTCCGAAGAACGTCCCATCTCAG GAGAAGAGGAAGATGCCAGTGCTGCCGAATGGCTCCGCCCACTGCTCAGAAGCAGCGAAGGAGATGGAGCATCACACGGGTCCGGAGCTGCAGAGGACGGGcag GATCTTTGGAGGCTTGGTGAAGGACGTCCGGAGAAAAGCTCCGTTCTACTGGAGCGACATCAAAGACGCGCTGAGTCTGCAATGTTTGGCCTCCATCCTCTTCCTGTACTGTGCCTGCATGTCACCTGTCATCACCTTCGGAGGTCTGCTGGGAGAAGCTACCAAAGGAAACATA AGTGCCATCGAGTCTCTGTTTGGGGCGTCCATGACGGGCGTGGCCTTCTCCCTGTTCTCCGGTCAGCCTCTCACCATCCTGGGCAGCACGGGTCCAGTTCTGGTGTTCGAGAAGATCCTCTTCAAGTTCTGCTG TGACTACCAGCTGTCCTACCTGTCCCTGAGGACCAGCATTGGGCTGTGGACCGCCTTCCTCTGCATCCTTCTGGTCGCCACCGACGCCAGCTCTCTGGTGTGCTACATCACCCGCTTCACCGAGGAGGCCTTCGCCTCCCTCATCTGCGTCATCTTCATCTACGAGGCACTGGCCAAGCTGGTCCACCTGGGGGAGCTGTACCCCATCAACATGCACGACGAGCTGGAGAACCTCACCTTCTACAC GTGTCGGTGTTCTCCTCCTGCCAACACCTCAGCTGAGGTCGAGCAGATCTGGAGCAGCAGGAACCTGACGTCGCCAAACATCGAGTGGGAGCAGCTGAGCGTAAAG GAATGTCGGGAGTTTGAAGGAAACTTTATCGGCTCGGGATGCAGCCTCGATGGACCCTACGTCCCGGATGTCCTCTTCTGGTCCGTCATCCTCTTCTTCACCaccttcttcctctcctccttcCTTAAACAGTTCAAGACCAAGAGATACTTCCCCACCAAG GTGAGGTCGTCCATCAGTGACTTTGCTGTTTTCCTGACCATCATGATCATGGTGCTGCTGGACTATCTGGTGGGAGTTCCTTCTCCTAAACTGCACGTTCCAGACCGCTTCCAG CCCACCTCCAGCACTCGGGGTTGGCTGATATCTCCGATGGGCCCGAACCCCTGGTGGACCCTGCTGGCTGCTGCCATCCCTGCTTTGCTCTGCACCATCCTGATCTTCATGGACCAGCAGATCACTGCCATCATCATCAACAGAAAGGAGAACAAGCTGAAG AAAGGTTGTGGGTACCACCTGGACCTGCTGGTTGTGGCCGTTATGCTGGGCGTGTGCTCCATCATGGGCCTGCCCTGGTTCGTGGCGGCCACCGTGCTCTCCATCTCCCACGTTAACAGTCTGAAGTTGGAGTCGGGCTGCTCTGCACCCGGCGAGCAGCCAAAGTTCCTGGGAATCAGGGAGCAGAGGGTCACGAGCTTCATGATCTTCGTCCTGATGGGCTGCTCCGTCTTCATGACGTCTGTGCTGAAG TTTATCCCGATGCCTGTCCTCTACGGAGTCTTCCTCTACATGGGCGTGTCCTCGCTCAAAGGCATCCAG CTGTTTGACcgcatcaaactgtttggcatgCCCGCCAAACACCAGCCGGACCTGATCTACCTGCGCTACGTCCCGCTGTGGAAGGTCCACGTCTTCACCCTGGTCCAGCTGTCCTGCCTCATCATCCTCTGGGCCATCAAGGTGTCGCCCGCCGCCGTCATCTTCCCTATGATG GTCCTGGCTCTGGTCTTCATCCGGAAGCTTTTGGATTTCTGCTTCAccaagagagagctgagctggcTGGACGACCTGATCCCAgagagcaagaagaagaaggacgACGACcagaagaaggaggaggag GACGCTCAGCAGATggaggaaactgaagatgaagcaCCTTACGAGCCGGAAAACATCCTGAAGTTCCCGATCAAGTCCCTGAAAGGGCG TTCCGACCCGTCCGAGGTGAACATCTCTGATGAAATGGCCAAAAGCGGAATCTGGAAGTCCGTTTCCAAGAACTCTGAAGGAAGCAAATTTCTGAAGCGCTGCAAAAG TCAGGACAAACTTCCAAGCGTCCAGATCAGCGTGGAGAACGAGGAGAGACGGAGATTTGTGGACGCTGAGACGGCGTTATAA